In one window of Desulforhabdus amnigena DNA:
- a CDS encoding universal stress protein: MENSILVAIDMSENSLKAVDYVGRLMSCQPTAQITLLNVIREPSPDIMPDENERKNHVEQLKSQTLKLMEEAGKRLSAQGIPQDNIHIKIQVCGQFVTVSELILQEQQKGNYGTIVIGRRGVSKRQEFLFGSVSKKVVTEAKNCAVWVVE; the protein is encoded by the coding sequence ATGGAAAATAGCATATTGGTCGCAATTGATATGTCGGAGAATTCACTCAAAGCCGTAGATTATGTCGGGCGCCTGATGTCCTGCCAACCCACCGCCCAGATAACACTCTTGAACGTAATCCGTGAACCTTCACCCGACATCATGCCCGACGAAAATGAACGGAAAAACCACGTAGAACAACTGAAATCCCAAACCCTGAAACTCATGGAAGAAGCGGGCAAAAGACTCTCTGCCCAGGGCATCCCCCAGGACAACATCCACATCAAGATCCAGGTCTGCGGTCAATTCGTCACTGTATCCGAACTCATACTGCAGGAACAGCAAAAGGGAAATTACGGGACCATCGTCATTGGGAGGCGAGGGGTGAGTAAGAGACAGGAATTTCTATTTGGCAGCGTATCCAAGAAGGTCGTCACTGAAGCAAAGAATTGCGCTGTCTGGGTGGTTGAATAA
- a CDS encoding uracil-DNA glycosylase produces MTAAEQKALKLMDLYARIIQDPQYRSRSMGDIFVPGVGLFEENTIVFIGEAPGREEEKERLPFVGPAGKNLDILLEEIGLSRKRVFITNLVKYRPFTPKGENRRPTARESRYALPYLLQELEILAPPLVVCLGLSAAKTLLMDENLKMEKANGNFYTIQALRILVTYHPSPFNYRNPQKRDALHMAFSKIVPAGF; encoded by the coding sequence ATGACTGCAGCAGAGCAAAAGGCTCTGAAGTTGATGGATCTCTATGCTAGGATTATTCAGGATCCACAATACAGAAGTCGGAGTATGGGAGATATCTTTGTACCCGGAGTGGGTCTTTTTGAAGAAAATACCATCGTCTTTATAGGGGAAGCTCCTGGAAGGGAAGAAGAAAAAGAACGCCTGCCCTTTGTGGGGCCTGCAGGAAAAAATCTCGACATACTATTGGAAGAAATCGGATTATCGAGAAAAAGAGTCTTCATCACCAATTTGGTGAAATACAGACCTTTTACTCCAAAGGGGGAAAACAGAAGACCCACAGCCAGGGAAAGTCGCTATGCACTGCCTTATCTTCTTCAGGAACTGGAAATATTGGCACCTCCTTTGGTTGTATGTCTTGGACTTTCTGCTGCCAAAACACTTCTGATGGACGAGAACTTGAAGATGGAGAAAGCTAACGGCAATTTTTATACAATCCAGGCATTGAGGATTTTGGTCACATATCATCCCTCCCCTTTCAATTACAGGAATCCTCAAAAAAGAGACGCCCTGCACATGGCTTTCAGCAAAATCGTCCCTGCGGGCTTTTAA
- a CDS encoding FmdB family zinc ribbon protein gives MPIYEYECLKCGKTMEAMQKFSDAPLTECSECKGELRKLISMSTFHLKGSGWYTTDYAGKNQSTSACKTAETPSTEKKSSSASTDE, from the coding sequence ATGCCGATCTACGAATACGAATGTTTGAAGTGTGGAAAAACAATGGAAGCCATGCAAAAATTTTCGGATGCGCCATTGACTGAATGTTCTGAATGCAAGGGTGAGTTGCGTAAGCTTATTTCCATGAGTACTTTCCACCTTAAAGGTTCAGGTTGGTATACCACAGATTATGCCGGTAAGAACCAGAGTACCAGTGCATGCAAAACGGCGGAAACACCCAGCACGGAAAAGAAATCCAGCAGCGCTTCCACTGATGAATAG
- a CDS encoding penicillin-binding protein activator → MGNIPKAISTWERIAQTWPNNLVAAQSLYEIGHIYLQQRQPEQALKYYDYLIYTYPSWDGIHRARLDQLRAQWMTGKKKQVMKEASPLWEASSAHPEVQVELAEFMADNYGAEGDVETAFDWLTAGFAVARTPEEKKALTKAMNSLLKDRDMQTLNKLLKKNPNPFMQVFIDFRAAQIEMQQSPSEATRERLRTLLSQNASHPIAPFIQAALRGTAPEISLPLNPDRVGCLVPVNGPYANYGEMVLRGISLAKGDWNAQHFNEQVTLVIKDAQADPNIAVRSFEELVKTDGVLAVVGPLGSKAAKAVTSVADKLGVPLLSLTQREEDLNPDTFAVPLMLDNRELVRNLVQYCMERLHYTRFAALYPDDRYGQNLSKIFGEVVRELGGELMASVSYKDKSTDFKEPIQKLMTIAEKNAPPTGVQTTPFEALFIPDQVQTVSLIAPQLPYNNVVGVTLLGTNLWGEGPIVEAGGVYVEQAIFATPFYADSQAPRVRAFKERYQELYQSQPSYLEAQAYDALMLLLNARSALDPSSIDRYSLLQSLFQIHKFEGVAGVYSFTPDGNLTRSYQILQVINGELVPVSSP, encoded by the coding sequence ATGGGGAACATCCCAAAAGCCATCAGCACATGGGAGCGCATTGCCCAAACATGGCCCAATAACCTCGTCGCGGCCCAATCCCTCTATGAGATCGGCCATATTTATTTGCAGCAGAGACAGCCGGAACAGGCATTAAAATATTATGATTACTTGATTTATACCTACCCCTCATGGGATGGAATCCATCGCGCCCGTTTAGATCAACTCCGGGCTCAATGGATGACAGGGAAGAAAAAGCAAGTCATGAAAGAGGCATCTCCTCTTTGGGAGGCGTCCTCTGCTCATCCCGAAGTCCAGGTTGAGCTGGCTGAGTTCATGGCGGACAACTATGGAGCGGAAGGCGACGTTGAGACTGCCTTCGACTGGTTGACCGCCGGTTTTGCGGTTGCCCGTACCCCTGAAGAGAAAAAAGCTCTGACCAAAGCGATGAATTCTCTTCTCAAGGACAGAGACATGCAAACCCTGAACAAGCTCCTCAAGAAGAACCCCAATCCATTCATGCAAGTTTTCATCGACTTCAGGGCAGCGCAAATCGAGATGCAGCAATCTCCATCCGAGGCGACGCGAGAGCGTTTACGAACTCTGCTGAGCCAGAATGCATCACATCCGATAGCACCCTTTATTCAGGCTGCATTGCGTGGAACGGCTCCGGAAATATCTCTCCCCCTCAATCCGGACCGGGTGGGCTGTCTTGTACCGGTCAATGGTCCCTACGCCAATTACGGAGAAATGGTTCTGAGGGGCATTTCCCTGGCTAAAGGCGATTGGAACGCACAACACTTCAATGAGCAGGTCACCCTGGTCATAAAAGATGCTCAGGCAGACCCGAACATAGCCGTGCGGTCATTTGAAGAGTTGGTCAAAACAGATGGAGTCCTGGCCGTTGTCGGGCCTTTGGGATCAAAAGCCGCAAAAGCTGTGACGTCGGTTGCCGACAAACTGGGCGTTCCTCTGCTCTCATTGACGCAAAGGGAAGAAGATCTCAACCCCGACACTTTTGCAGTTCCCCTCATGTTGGATAATCGGGAACTGGTACGCAACCTTGTCCAATATTGCATGGAAAGGCTTCACTACACTCGTTTCGCCGCCCTGTATCCTGACGACCGCTATGGCCAGAACCTTTCGAAGATCTTTGGCGAAGTGGTGCGGGAACTCGGAGGAGAGCTCATGGCCAGCGTTTCCTACAAGGACAAGAGTACAGACTTCAAAGAGCCAATCCAGAAGCTCATGACCATTGCAGAGAAAAACGCACCTCCGACGGGGGTTCAAACAACTCCGTTCGAAGCTTTATTCATCCCCGACCAGGTGCAGACCGTTTCACTCATTGCCCCTCAGTTACCCTATAATAATGTGGTCGGTGTAACGCTTTTGGGGACCAACCTTTGGGGAGAAGGCCCGATCGTCGAGGCTGGAGGAGTTTACGTGGAACAGGCAATTTTCGCCACTCCCTTTTATGCGGACAGCCAGGCTCCAAGAGTGCGGGCATTTAAAGAACGTTATCAGGAGCTTTACCAGTCTCAACCCTCCTACCTCGAGGCTCAGGCGTATGATGCACTCATGCTTTTGCTCAACGCCCGCTCAGCTTTGGATCCCTCTTCCATAGACAGGTATTCGTTGCTCCAGAGTCTTTTCCAGATTCACAAATTTGAAGGGGTGGCCGGCGTCTATTCATTTACGCCCGACGGAAATCTTACCCGGAGCTATCAAATCCTCCAGGTCATAAACGGTGAACTAGTCCCGGTGTCTTCTCCCTAG
- the dnaK gene encoding molecular chaperone DnaK: MSKIIGIDLGTTNSVVAIMEGKDPKVLPNSEGGRTTPSMVAFTESGERLVGQVAKRQAITNPENTIFAVKRLIGRKYDSKEIQQDVKILPYKIVKAANGDAHLRIRGRDYSPTEISAFILMKMKQTAEDYLGEKVTDAVITVPAYFNDSQRQATKDAGKIAGLNVLRIINEPTAASLAYGLDKKKDEKIAVFDLGGGTYDISILEIGEGVFEVKSTNGDTHLGGEDFDQRVIDWLADEFKKDYGIDLRNDKMALQRLKEAAEKAKIELSSTMETEINLPFITADASGPKHMNIKLSRAKFESLVEELVDRVVPPMEQALRDAGLSRSDIDEVILVGGMTRMPRVQQKVQEFFGKEPHKGVNPDEVVAVGAAIQAGVLKGDVKDVLLLDVTPLSLGIETLGGVMTKLIERNTTIPTRKSQIFSTAADNQTAVSIHVLQGEREMAANNKTLGRFELVGIPPAPRGIPQIEVTFDIDANGIVHVSAKDMATLKEQSIQITASSGLSDEEIKNLVKEAEIHAAEDKKKRELIEARNQADSLIYSTEKTMRDMGDKVDAKTRQDIESQIERLKKAMEGEDRDAIQREVDQLMQISHKVAEEAYKRASEQQAGAAGAGEGAAGAGKKPEEDVVDADFEEVKDK; the protein is encoded by the coding sequence ATGAGCAAGATCATAGGCATTGACCTTGGAACCACAAACTCCGTGGTTGCCATCATGGAAGGGAAAGACCCCAAAGTGCTGCCCAATTCGGAAGGAGGGCGCACCACTCCTTCGATGGTAGCTTTTACCGAAAGTGGAGAACGCCTGGTTGGGCAGGTTGCAAAACGGCAGGCCATCACCAATCCGGAAAATACGATATTCGCGGTAAAGCGTCTGATCGGACGTAAGTACGATTCAAAAGAGATTCAGCAGGATGTGAAAATCCTTCCCTATAAGATCGTCAAAGCAGCCAACGGTGATGCTCACCTGCGGATTCGCGGGCGAGACTACAGCCCTACGGAGATATCCGCTTTCATCCTGATGAAAATGAAGCAGACCGCGGAAGATTACCTGGGCGAAAAGGTGACGGACGCAGTCATCACGGTGCCTGCATATTTCAATGATAGCCAGCGCCAGGCTACCAAGGACGCGGGCAAAATTGCGGGACTCAATGTACTGCGCATCATCAACGAACCTACCGCTGCTTCCCTGGCCTACGGCCTGGACAAGAAAAAAGATGAGAAGATCGCCGTATTCGATTTGGGGGGTGGAACGTATGACATCTCTATCCTGGAAATCGGCGAAGGTGTTTTTGAGGTCAAGTCGACCAACGGCGACACGCACCTGGGCGGTGAAGACTTTGATCAGAGGGTCATAGACTGGCTGGCAGACGAGTTCAAGAAAGACTATGGGATTGATCTGCGTAACGACAAGATGGCTCTGCAGCGGCTGAAAGAGGCTGCAGAAAAAGCCAAGATAGAACTCTCTTCCACCATGGAAACGGAAATCAATCTCCCCTTCATCACTGCGGACGCTTCGGGCCCCAAACACATGAATATCAAGCTCAGTCGAGCCAAGTTCGAATCCCTCGTAGAAGAACTCGTCGATCGAGTCGTTCCCCCCATGGAACAAGCTCTGCGCGATGCAGGTCTCAGCCGTTCCGACATCGACGAAGTCATTCTCGTGGGCGGTATGACCCGTATGCCCCGTGTTCAGCAGAAGGTTCAGGAATTTTTTGGAAAAGAACCTCACAAGGGAGTGAATCCCGACGAAGTGGTGGCTGTTGGCGCCGCGATTCAGGCCGGAGTGCTCAAAGGGGATGTCAAAGACGTACTCTTGCTGGACGTAACCCCTCTTTCTCTTGGCATTGAGACTCTCGGCGGAGTCATGACCAAGTTGATCGAGCGGAATACAACGATTCCCACTCGAAAGAGTCAGATCTTTTCGACTGCAGCCGACAACCAGACGGCCGTTTCGATCCATGTGCTCCAGGGCGAACGGGAGATGGCTGCAAACAATAAGACATTGGGGAGATTCGAGCTGGTGGGCATTCCACCTGCGCCGCGCGGAATCCCCCAGATCGAGGTGACCTTTGACATCGATGCCAACGGTATCGTGCATGTCTCCGCCAAGGATATGGCCACGCTGAAAGAACAATCCATTCAAATCACGGCATCCAGCGGTCTCAGCGATGAAGAGATCAAAAACCTGGTGAAAGAAGCCGAAATACATGCCGCTGAAGACAAGAAAAAGCGTGAACTGATTGAAGCGAGGAATCAGGCGGACTCCCTCATCTACAGCACAGAAAAGACCATGCGGGACATGGGAGATAAAGTCGATGCAAAAACACGCCAGGACATCGAATCTCAAATAGAGAGACTCAAAAAGGCGATGGAAGGCGAAGACCGCGACGCCATTCAGCGAGAAGTGGATCAACTGATGCAGATTTCTCATAAGGTTGCGGAAGAGGCATATAAGCGTGCTTCGGAGCAGCAGGCGGGCGCCGCAGGAGCTGGTGAAGGGGCCGCCGGAGCTGGGAAAAAACCCGAGGAGGATGTGGTGGACGCTGACTTTGAAGAAGTGAAAGATAAATGA
- the grpE gene encoding nucleotide exchange factor GrpE — protein MADEEKQEERSNEEAEPSEEAVGETPIEEESLEELLAKKNEELKELQDRLLRMAAENENTRKRLEREKSDGICFANENLIRELLPVIDNLERAVQHGENDSDLEGLLEGVRMTLKAFAETLSKFGCNSFESVGKPFDPNYHEAVMQQENEEYPENTVLQEFRKGYTLNDRLLRAAMVVVSKASSSS, from the coding sequence ATGGCCGATGAAGAAAAACAGGAAGAGCGCAGCAACGAGGAAGCGGAACCGTCAGAGGAAGCTGTAGGTGAAACTCCCATTGAGGAAGAGAGCCTGGAAGAGTTGCTGGCAAAAAAGAACGAGGAACTCAAAGAGCTTCAGGACCGCTTGTTGCGCATGGCTGCGGAAAATGAGAATACGCGCAAGAGGCTGGAGCGTGAAAAATCCGACGGAATTTGTTTTGCCAATGAAAATCTCATCCGTGAACTGCTTCCAGTGATAGACAACCTGGAACGGGCGGTTCAACATGGGGAGAACGACTCGGATTTGGAGGGCCTCTTGGAAGGGGTCCGCATGACTCTGAAGGCTTTCGCCGAAACACTGAGCAAATTCGGGTGTAATTCCTTTGAATCGGTCGGCAAACCCTTCGATCCCAATTATCACGAAGCCGTCATGCAACAGGAAAATGAGGAATACCCGGAAAATACTGTATTACAAGAGTTTCGCAAAGGTTACACTTTGAACGATCGTCTCCTCCGTGCCGCTATGGTCGTAGTTTCCAAGGCTTCCTCATCTTCATGA
- the hrcA gene encoding heat-inducible transcriptional repressor HrcA, translating into MTELTKRDQQVLEAVITDHIQSGEPVGSRTISKRYGLKVSSATIRNVMADLEEMGFLQQPHTSAGRVPTEKGLRFYLDSIMKFKEMEEEERRLIRQALQETQKDMKALLQRTSRILSRFCKQAGVVLWPKISLTRLKQIEFIRLRPHQIMAILISKSGLVHHAVLDWEEDITQDELDKYGRYLNELLEDIPLGEAKERILNEMRKEKVLFDQLYSRALKISRHFFQSALEKSDIYIEGQTNLLNNPEFSDVERMRRLFEAFEDKSRIIRLLDKTLKVSQGVQIILGQESELQELQEISLISSPYRRGDTLLGVLGVIGPVRMDYSRIIPVVEFTASLLSQLMEEPEGY; encoded by the coding sequence GTGACCGAACTTACAAAACGTGACCAACAGGTGCTGGAAGCTGTCATTACCGACCACATTCAGAGTGGAGAGCCGGTAGGATCGCGGACCATATCCAAGCGCTACGGGCTGAAGGTGAGTTCGGCGACCATCCGGAATGTCATGGCAGATTTGGAGGAGATGGGCTTCCTTCAGCAACCTCATACTTCTGCCGGGCGCGTGCCCACGGAAAAAGGCCTTAGATTTTATCTCGACTCCATAATGAAATTTAAGGAAATGGAGGAAGAGGAACGCCGCCTCATTCGTCAAGCTTTGCAGGAAACACAAAAGGATATGAAGGCACTGCTACAGCGGACCTCTCGAATACTTTCCAGGTTCTGCAAACAGGCGGGCGTTGTTTTGTGGCCAAAGATTTCGCTGACGCGGTTGAAGCAAATAGAATTCATTCGGTTGAGACCCCACCAGATCATGGCTATCCTTATCTCGAAATCCGGGCTGGTGCATCATGCGGTTCTGGACTGGGAAGAGGATATTACCCAGGATGAGCTGGATAAGTATGGGCGTTATCTGAATGAACTCCTCGAGGATATCCCTTTGGGAGAAGCCAAAGAGCGCATTCTGAACGAGATGCGGAAAGAGAAAGTACTCTTCGATCAGCTTTACTCGCGTGCGCTGAAGATTTCCCGGCACTTTTTCCAATCCGCACTGGAGAAAAGCGATATCTACATTGAGGGGCAGACCAATTTGCTCAATAACCCCGAGTTCAGCGATGTGGAGCGAATGCGTCGTCTTTTCGAAGCTTTCGAGGATAAATCCAGGATCATACGGCTTCTGGATAAAACGCTGAAAGTTTCTCAGGGGGTTCAGATTATTTTGGGCCAGGAGAGCGAGCTTCAGGAACTCCAGGAGATCAGTTTGATCTCCTCTCCGTATCGGCGGGGAGATACCCTTTTGGGAGTTCTGGGCGTTATTGGGCCGGTGAGAATGGACTATTCAAGGATTATCCCCGTGGTTGAATTTACAGCCAGCCTTCTGAGCCAGCTTATGGAAGAACCTGAAGGCTATTAG
- a CDS encoding IscS subfamily cysteine desulfurase, whose translation MKTVTAAILIREGRILIARRRAGTHQEFKWEFPGGKVEVGETPEECLKREIKEELQIEVRIGAFLWESIYHYSQDSIRLLAYETFWESGEMVPTVHEAIEWVSVEDMKDYDFAPADIPFVRKLIERKTESNGECLKKESKLKPIYLDYNATTPIDPQVAGAMLPFIHEHFGNPSSSHVFGTKAKSAVERARKQIAEVLHCTPDEFIFTSGGSESNNYAIKGVARAYLGKGNHIITSSVEHPAVTEVCRYLEGLGYEVTYLPVDSYGRVNLQELEEAITPKTILITVMHANNEVGTIEPIREISLIAHRHGILVHTDAAQSIGKIPVHVDDLGVDLLSVAGHKLYAPKGIGGLFIRSGVRLEKLIHGANHERNMRAGTENVIEIVGLGEAFQMVGENSQSYREHLQKMRDLLETRLKGEFADIRINGHPEMRLPNTSSVSFKGVGANVILAGMRNVAASAGAACHSEGVQVSSVLKAMGIPLEYAMGTIRFSVGRFTTAEEIDRAMEDISSAVRDCARQA comes from the coding sequence TTGAAAACTGTAACAGCCGCTATTTTGATTCGAGAAGGCCGTATTCTCATTGCCCGACGCAGGGCCGGAACCCACCAGGAATTCAAGTGGGAATTTCCGGGGGGAAAGGTCGAGGTGGGGGAAACCCCTGAAGAATGTCTGAAGCGGGAAATCAAGGAAGAACTTCAAATTGAAGTCCGTATCGGTGCTTTTCTCTGGGAAAGTATTTACCATTACTCTCAAGATTCCATAAGGTTGCTTGCCTATGAGACTTTTTGGGAAAGCGGTGAAATGGTCCCAACCGTTCATGAAGCTATCGAATGGGTTTCCGTGGAGGATATGAAGGATTATGATTTTGCCCCCGCAGACATCCCCTTCGTCAGGAAGCTGATCGAAAGAAAAACCGAGTCAAACGGGGAATGCTTAAAAAAGGAGTCAAAATTGAAACCCATTTATTTGGATTATAACGCAACCACTCCCATTGATCCGCAAGTCGCCGGAGCCATGCTGCCTTTTATCCATGAGCACTTCGGGAACCCATCCAGCAGCCACGTCTTTGGAACCAAAGCCAAATCCGCTGTCGAGAGAGCACGAAAACAGATTGCAGAAGTGCTCCACTGCACCCCGGATGAATTCATTTTCACCAGCGGCGGATCGGAATCCAACAATTACGCCATAAAGGGCGTTGCGCGCGCCTATCTGGGCAAAGGCAATCACATCATAACGTCATCCGTGGAACATCCTGCTGTAACAGAAGTTTGCCGCTACCTGGAAGGATTGGGTTACGAGGTGACTTATCTGCCCGTCGACTCCTACGGCCGGGTAAACCTGCAAGAACTCGAAGAAGCCATCACACCCAAAACCATTCTGATCACCGTCATGCATGCCAACAACGAAGTGGGCACCATTGAACCCATCAGGGAAATCAGCCTCATTGCCCATCGGCACGGAATCCTGGTCCACACGGATGCCGCTCAGTCCATAGGCAAAATCCCGGTTCATGTGGATGACCTGGGAGTGGATCTCCTTTCAGTGGCAGGACATAAGCTCTATGCTCCCAAAGGAATTGGAGGATTGTTCATTCGATCGGGCGTTCGACTTGAAAAACTGATTCATGGTGCAAATCACGAAAGGAACATGCGGGCAGGTACGGAAAATGTCATAGAAATTGTGGGATTGGGAGAAGCCTTTCAGATGGTCGGCGAGAATTCTCAAAGCTATCGGGAACACTTGCAAAAAATGCGAGATCTGCTGGAAACCCGTTTGAAGGGCGAATTTGCCGACATCAGAATCAACGGCCATCCGGAAATGAGACTGCCCAACACTTCCAGTGTCAGCTTCAAGGGAGTTGGAGCCAACGTTATTCTTGCCGGGATGCGGAACGTTGCCGCTTCCGCCGGTGCAGCATGCCATAGTGAAGGAGTGCAGGTATCGAGCGTACTCAAAGCGATGGGCATCCCTCTGGAATATGCAATGGGGACCATCCGGTTTTCGGTGGGGCGTTTCACTACGGCAGAAGAAATCGATCGCGCAATGGAGGATATCTCTTCCGCCGTACGGGATTGCGCGAGACAAGCGTAG
- a CDS encoding NfeD family protein, which yields MDFKLLYWHWLVFGMVLVIAELFIPSFTIFWFGLGAILLSGVLWLIPDLALSWQLFIWAVASSLFTFLWFKFFRPLMADRTKAGISREAVLGEVGQVIKVPEEGKRGIVRFTTPILGDDEWPFICESKVSLGERVVVRDFSGNTLIVERKESA from the coding sequence ATGGATTTCAAACTGCTTTACTGGCACTGGCTTGTCTTTGGAATGGTCCTTGTGATCGCCGAATTGTTCATCCCGAGCTTTACCATTTTTTGGTTTGGACTGGGAGCTATTCTTCTCAGCGGGGTGCTCTGGTTGATCCCGGATCTTGCTCTGAGCTGGCAGCTGTTCATCTGGGCTGTCGCTTCCAGCCTGTTCACGTTCCTTTGGTTCAAATTCTTCAGACCTCTGATGGCCGACCGCACCAAGGCAGGTATTTCCAGGGAAGCCGTTCTGGGGGAAGTCGGACAGGTCATCAAGGTCCCAGAAGAAGGAAAGCGGGGCATCGTTCGTTTCACCACGCCCATTTTGGGAGACGATGAATGGCCTTTTATCTGTGAAAGCAAAGTGAGTCTGGGGGAGCGGGTTGTTGTCAGGGATTTTTCCGGCAACACACTCATTGTCGAGAGGAAGGAATCCGCGTAA
- a CDS encoding SPFH domain-containing protein, translating to MAGLVVAGVFFILVLVTIALGVRIVPQGSKQVVQRLGKYHKTLGPGLNVVVPYIDTVAYKVTTKDIVLDIPSQEVITKDNAVIIVNAVAYINIVSPEKAVYGVEDYRFAIQNLVQTSLRSIVGEMDLDDALSSRDMIKARLKTAISDDIADWGITLKTVEIQDINPSETMQRAMEEQAAAERQRRATVTRADGEKAAAILEAEGRLEASKRDAQAKVVLAEASQIAIRKITEAVQENDLPVMFLLGERYIEAVKNLSTSQNSKIVLLPADIPAAVKGIMSALNK from the coding sequence ATGGCGGGATTGGTTGTTGCAGGGGTTTTCTTTATTCTGGTTTTGGTGACCATCGCTCTGGGGGTGAGAATCGTGCCTCAGGGCAGCAAGCAGGTTGTGCAACGGCTGGGGAAGTATCACAAGACCCTCGGACCGGGCCTCAATGTCGTTGTGCCCTACATCGATACGGTCGCCTATAAGGTGACCACAAAAGACATCGTCCTGGATATCCCCTCGCAGGAGGTCATCACCAAGGACAATGCCGTCATCATAGTCAACGCGGTGGCCTACATCAATATCGTTTCCCCGGAAAAAGCCGTGTATGGGGTCGAGGACTACCGGTTTGCCATTCAAAACCTGGTGCAGACCTCTTTGCGTTCCATTGTGGGCGAAATGGACCTGGATGACGCTCTTTCTTCGAGGGACATGATCAAGGCACGGCTGAAGACGGCCATCTCCGACGATATCGCCGATTGGGGAATCACTCTCAAAACGGTGGAAATCCAGGACATCAATCCTTCTGAAACCATGCAGAGGGCCATGGAAGAGCAGGCGGCCGCCGAAAGGCAGCGAAGGGCGACCGTGACGCGGGCGGACGGTGAAAAAGCTGCTGCCATCCTCGAAGCGGAAGGCCGCCTCGAAGCCTCCAAGCGCGATGCCCAGGCAAAGGTCGTTCTGGCTGAAGCAAGCCAGATCGCCATCAGGAAAATCACGGAAGCCGTCCAGGAAAATGACCTGCCCGTCATGTTCCTCCTGGGTGAAAGGTATATCGAGGCGGTCAAAAACCTTTCCACATCGCAGAACTCGAAGATCGTTCTCCTCCCTGCCGACATTCCTGCCGCGGTGAAAGGGATCATGAGCGCTTTGAATAAATAG
- a CDS encoding cation:proton antiporter: protein MTETWLLATLWLGLALIATLLSIWFGIATALSEIVVGTVAQLVIGALLGGAVLGANDPWIKFLSGTGAIILTFLAGAELDPSVFREKWKEAVGIGLASFVVPFLGCAAVAHYLLHWTPQASWLTGVALSTTSVAVVYAVMLEFGLNTSIYGKTVLAACFITDLGTVLALGLIFAPFTMKTVIFAGVGVVVFTLLPYLTPRFFKRYGGRPSELEAKYLLLCLFGMGFLASWADSEAVLPAYLIGMVLAGTVGKDHMLIRRLRTLTFGLLTPFYFIRAGSFVSVPALIAAPAIFLILLVTKIVTKLVAVYPVTKAFNGAGKEGMYTTLLMSTGLTFGSISALFGLSHGIIDTSQYSYLVATVVGSAVVPTLIANAFFLPLHLLEASSASVKKTSRRAEGGKKILPVLKRKPTKTNNEKGN, encoded by the coding sequence ATGACTGAAACATGGCTGTTGGCAACACTTTGGCTGGGATTGGCCCTCATTGCGACACTGCTTTCCATCTGGTTCGGGATCGCAACCGCCCTTTCCGAAATTGTAGTGGGAACAGTCGCCCAATTGGTGATCGGAGCGCTCCTTGGCGGTGCTGTTCTGGGAGCCAATGATCCGTGGATCAAATTCCTTTCCGGAACCGGTGCGATCATTCTGACTTTCCTGGCCGGAGCCGAACTCGATCCGAGCGTCTTCAGGGAAAAATGGAAAGAGGCTGTAGGGATCGGCCTTGCAAGCTTTGTTGTTCCCTTCCTCGGGTGCGCCGCTGTTGCCCATTATCTTTTGCATTGGACTCCCCAGGCGAGCTGGCTTACCGGTGTGGCCCTTTCCACTACGTCGGTTGCCGTAGTCTACGCCGTCATGCTGGAATTTGGTTTAAACACCAGTATCTATGGGAAAACCGTGCTTGCCGCCTGCTTCATAACAGATCTTGGAACGGTGCTTGCCCTAGGGCTCATCTTTGCGCCCTTTACCATGAAAACGGTTATCTTCGCTGGGGTGGGCGTAGTCGTGTTCACTTTGCTTCCTTATCTCACTCCCCGCTTTTTCAAACGCTATGGCGGAAGGCCTTCCGAGCTCGAAGCAAAGTACCTTCTTCTCTGCCTCTTTGGGATGGGGTTTCTCGCATCGTGGGCGGACAGCGAGGCGGTTCTTCCCGCTTATTTGATCGGAATGGTCCTTGCCGGTACCGTGGGCAAAGACCATATGCTCATACGGAGACTCAGGACCCTCACCTTCGGACTGCTCACCCCCTTCTACTTTATTCGAGCGGGCTCCTTCGTCTCGGTTCCTGCTCTCATCGCTGCCCCTGCCATTTTCCTGATCCTCCTCGTCACAAAGATTGTAACCAAGCTCGTTGCCGTCTATCCGGTGACCAAGGCTTTCAACGGTGCAGGTAAAGAGGGGATGTACACGACGCTCCTCATGTCCACCGGTCTTACCTTTGGGAGCATCTCAGCCCTTTTCGGACTTTCTCATGGGATCATCGATACCTCACAATATTCCTATCTCGTTGCCACTGTGGTGGGAAGCGCCGTGGTTCCTACTTTGATTGCCAATGCCTTCTTCCTGCCCCTACATCTTCTCGAGGCATCGTCGGCATCTGTGAAGAAGACTTCCAGAAGGGCGGAAGGAGGCAAGAAGATTCTGCCCGTGCTAAAAAGAAAGCCCACCAAAACCAATAATGAAAAAGGAAATTGA